In Limisalsivibrio acetivorans, one genomic interval encodes:
- the rsmG gene encoding 16S rRNA (guanine(527)-N(7))-methyltransferase RsmG yields MADSGEFSPKNLFDEYFPLSDDKLALLERFYQIHMNAGLNLTAITTREDFYKKHLLDSILLFSDSFYPAGNIADIGSGGGFPGIVIAIVYPETEVTLIDSIGKKCRFLQDAVEQLGLSNVTVINDRAENIKVKFDMITARGVAPVKDMLKWTFALTMENTVMVLYKGEKLEQELKHAQKLLTKKRLKVENVRYETPIKRTYSIIHSIDDAFHNLLRRPVKN; encoded by the coding sequence GATAGCGGAGAGTTCTCACCAAAAAATCTATTCGATGAATACTTCCCCTTGAGCGATGACAAGCTGGCTCTTCTTGAGCGTTTCTATCAGATACATATGAATGCTGGACTCAACCTTACCGCCATAACCACACGTGAGGACTTCTACAAAAAGCATCTGTTAGACAGCATCCTCCTATTCTCCGATTCCTTCTACCCTGCCGGCAATATTGCAGACATCGGCTCCGGAGGCGGCTTTCCCGGCATCGTCATCGCTATTGTGTACCCTGAAACGGAAGTAACCCTTATAGACAGCATAGGGAAGAAATGTCGATTCCTTCAGGATGCTGTGGAACAACTCGGACTCAGCAACGTCACTGTAATCAATGACAGGGCGGAGAATATCAAAGTAAAGTTTGATATGATTACCGCACGTGGTGTTGCGCCCGTTAAGGACATGTTGAAATGGACATTCGCTCTTACTATGGAAAATACTGTCATGGTGTTGTATAAAGGGGAGAAGTTAGAACAGGAGCTGAAGCACGCCCAAAAGCTTCTCACAAAAAAAAGGCTGAAGGTGGAAAATGTTCGATATGAAACGCCTATCAAAAGGACTTACTCTATTATTCACAGCATCGATGATGCTTTTCATAATCTCCTGCGCAGGCCAGTCAAAAACTGA
- a CDS encoding thiolase family protein: MSAISHLIICDRIKIPGRPAIRVETASSTGAAAFFQAYASIASGIYKNVLVIAAEKMTHLGTDRVTEILASVIDPAERITGASMPSLAALCTNRFRHETRISEDKLSHILGSIAVKSHHYGAMNPMAQFRKEIDYDKYFSSKLVADPLRLYDCSPISDGSAAVLLTADETDIEVAGVGQGTDRQALCKRPSITSFYSTRKAAYDAYRMAGCSPSDIDFAEIHDAFTTFEMLGIVDTGLVDKSNIMEFYLDGAAYHDGSLPVNISGGLKSRGHPVGASGLAQIAEAFNIMSDRYPLDITPNNTDTCLTQSIGGLATNNFVIILKKRTKTFSKGTDFPKPEYSNVINRTSKRLKLFSKTTLHITPKGVPSPLNLVICNHEDKRFLARYEGELPRIGTALKIKGKEHRIVTVTKPKNKLRLW; the protein is encoded by the coding sequence CTGCCATTCGTGTTGAAACTGCCTCATCAACCGGCGCAGCAGCATTCTTCCAGGCATATGCATCCATAGCGTCTGGCATATACAAGAATGTACTTGTTATTGCCGCTGAAAAAATGACCCACCTCGGAACTGACAGGGTGACCGAGATTCTTGCATCGGTAATCGACCCGGCAGAGCGTATAACCGGAGCATCGATGCCCTCATTAGCTGCCCTTTGCACAAACAGATTCAGGCATGAAACCCGAATATCAGAAGACAAGCTGTCTCACATTCTCGGCAGTATCGCTGTGAAATCACACCATTACGGTGCGATGAACCCTATGGCACAATTCAGAAAGGAAATAGATTACGATAAGTATTTCAGCTCTAAACTAGTTGCCGACCCACTACGCTTATACGACTGCTCACCTATCAGTGACGGCTCAGCCGCTGTACTATTAACCGCTGATGAAACAGATATCGAAGTTGCCGGCGTTGGCCAGGGAACCGATAGACAGGCCCTCTGTAAACGCCCCAGTATCACTTCATTTTACAGCACAAGGAAAGCGGCATATGATGCATATCGCATGGCTGGCTGCTCACCTTCTGATATCGACTTCGCTGAAATACATGATGCATTCACCACATTCGAGATGCTGGGTATCGTTGATACAGGGTTGGTTGATAAAAGCAATATTATGGAATTCTACCTAGATGGTGCAGCGTACCACGATGGCTCATTACCAGTTAATATTTCCGGTGGGCTTAAATCTCGTGGCCACCCCGTTGGAGCTTCAGGGCTTGCACAGATTGCAGAAGCATTCAATATCATGAGCGATAGATACCCATTAGATATTACACCAAATAATACTGATACATGCCTTACCCAAAGCATCGGCGGGCTGGCTACAAACAATTTTGTAATTATACTTAAGAAAAGAACTAAAACTTTCAGCAAAGGTACAGACTTTCCCAAACCAGAATACAGCAACGTCATTAACAGAACATCTAAACGCCTGAAACTCTTCTCTAAAACTACACTTCATATCACTCCAAAAGGGGTGCCTTCGCCACTCAACTTGGTAATCTGCAACCACGAAGATAAACGATTTCTCGCAAGATACGAAGGAGAGTTGCCCAGAATCGGCACTGCACTCAAAATTAAAGGCAAAGAGCACCGCATAGTAACCGTTACAAAACCAAAGAACAAACTCAGACTCTGGTGA
- a CDS encoding nitroreductase family protein: MKLKDILNKRYSQRAYTDVDIPEEDLQYVLECTALAPTAKNMQPYKVYIIKDKQLLEKVCEAYPRDWLRTAPAIAIFVGLKGENWIRKDGADYLLCDVTIAADHFINAAAEKNIGTCWIAAFDERILSDAMELPENEIPMIMTPIGVYDAEAKSPKKRKGVKDIYTVI, translated from the coding sequence ATGAAACTTAAAGATATACTCAATAAACGCTACAGCCAAAGAGCTTACACCGATGTAGATATCCCGGAGGAAGACCTGCAGTACGTCCTCGAATGTACTGCTCTTGCCCCCACAGCAAAGAATATGCAGCCTTACAAAGTTTACATCATCAAAGATAAGCAATTACTTGAAAAGGTCTGCGAAGCCTATCCTCGTGACTGGCTCAGGACTGCTCCCGCCATAGCTATATTCGTTGGCCTTAAAGGTGAAAACTGGATTAGAAAGGACGGAGCAGACTACCTACTATGCGATGTTACCATAGCCGCAGACCATTTTATCAACGCTGCAGCCGAAAAGAATATCGGCACATGCTGGATCGCAGCCTTCGATGAAAGAATATTGTCTGACGCAATGGAACTGCCGGAAAACGAGATACCAATGATTATGACTCCTATCGGCGTCTATGACGCAGAAGCTAAATCACCCAAAAAACGCAAAGGTGTAAAAGATATCTACACTGTAATATAG